A stretch of Colletotrichum lupini chromosome 2, complete sequence DNA encodes these proteins:
- a CDS encoding chitin synthase export chaperone: MSGFGDFTNICHMAPLPLCASIGPITEVTSGVGIEPDCYARNIELANTIIFEGAASAMHIVSLLMTVVMILHIRGKFTAVGRKEILMFFYIYMLLSFISLCVDAGVVPPGSAPYPYFVSVQNGLSSALITCLLINGFVGFQLYEDGTFLSVWLLRVCSLVAFAICFLVSLATFKSWAGLGPTNTVGLFVVLYLLNAIELFVYVALQILLVVRTLQDRWPLGDIAFGIFFFVVGQVILYAVSTQICTAVSHYLDGLFFATICNLLGVMMVYKVCKLENLEMTAFTDPLLQYWDSITREDLEFSVGTRMNNWEVKELLPEEDRRATVYDNDPYNHADIEWAFSTAKFHDRSPDLADLQQIFFGHLCYFGNDDDLGIESEWRLGVKTVFTGRAASRDTADFEFLG; encoded by the exons ATGTCAGGCTTCGGCGACTTCACCAACATCTGCCATATGGCGCCGCTGCCATTGTGCGCATCCATCGGCCCCATTACGGAGGTGACGAGCGGCGTTGGTATTGAGCCGGACTGCTATGCGAGGAATATCGAGCTGGCAAACACCATCATTTTCGAGGGTGCCGCCAGCGCCATGCATATTGTGTCTTTGCTCATGACCGTCGTCATGATCTTGCACATTCGCGGCAAGTTCACTGCTGTCG GTCGCAAGGAAATCCTCATGTTCTTCTACATCTACATGCTTCTGAGTTTCATCTCACTTTGCGTCGACGCAGGTGTCGTTCCCCCTGGATCCGCCCCCTACCCGTACTTCGTGTCAGTTCAAAACGGCTTGTCATCGGCTCTGATTACTTGCCTGTTGATCAACGGATTTGTCGGCTTCCAGTTGTACGAGGACGGCACTTTCCTCTCAGTCTGGCTCTTGCGCGTCTGCTCTCTGGTGGCCTTTGCGATATGCTTCCTCGTCTCCCTTGCGACCTTCAAGTCATGGGCTGGCCTGGGTCCCACCAACACCGTCGGCCTGTTCGTCGTCCTGTACTTGCTCAACGCCATCGAGCTCTTCGTCTACGTTGCCCTGCAAATCCTCCTCGTCGTTAGGACTCTCCAGGACCGCTGGCCGCTGGGTGACATCGCCTTTGGCATATTCTTCTTCGTCGTTGGCCAAGTGATCCTGTACGCCGTGAGCACTCAGATTTGCACCGCCGTCAGCCACTACCTCGACGGCCTTTTCTTCGCCACTATCTGCAACCTGCTGGGTGTCATGATGGTGTACAAGGTATGCAAACTTGAGAATCTTGAAATGACGGCATTTACTGATCCGCTACTGCAGTACTGGGACTCAATTACCCGCGAGGATCTCGAGTTCTCAGTTGGAACTAGGATGAACAACTGGGAAGTCAAGGAGCTGCTGCCAGAGGAGGATCGTCGAGCGACTGTTTATGACAACGACCCCTACAACCACGCTG ACATTGAATGGGCGTTTTCCACGGCAAAATTTCACGACAGGAGTCCGGATCTTGCCGATCTGCAGCAAATATTTTTCGGACATCTGTGTTACTTTGGGAATGACGACGACTTGGGCATTGAATCAGAATGGCGTTTGGGGGTAAAAACTGTCTTTACAGGTCGGGCTGCATCCCGAGACACGGCCGATTTTGAGTTTTTGGGTTGA
- a CDS encoding cyclin codes for MSHVVCPGSRPFPATRSHKTSVSSDFAYNLWMTGTCATGPRLGTRYLTFLGSETSVFFVVLLLRLPIYHFVPHLTFLPGPPAPTFLPSSSYLLLSSFFFHHSGLVVLLLLYVYMYACVCQIPKQHPVQYNTIPTPPATLFFLAPIHPSHHGHPTESRSPIDLTTHEPFIYTDNLKYTSAQGHLFHLTLYLPPISTEFNPPTHSPLRLIRTLCSPAPTSFYFAPAIESAPQRSTNTIHALLDSWITSTNILDRDCGWTKFLHDSPCHGQLVTETRHPSTRITNPQENCDFELATFCRVADLDFSRLIPLDPPLSLPPFSDLYSTSRKNTSPAAEASLKRLSTFERRTSSPPSASQRSTSPAPMCSTAAPLPFYSLPLSPAHPLSCRQSYSQQTSFTATHSQKVSRFDLGAGASLYRGGLRTPPTDAMSATYHAPHLVSYDSHVLPSYPSSVAQARGPKAVMAEAARGPQYSRYQQPANTYSQPPQPVTNPASGTSQYSTTSRHSTRPSTPTSGAIGKPDDTSSRKGSSALVLHSLSIPSCINPKGGNLADFAAQITCLFWFESMDTLRIAENIRSRPSTATVPRLTEYATPFPQFKKWAYSVLSTTQVTQNVILLALLFVYRLKTTNPSVKGRSGSEYRLLTVALMLGNKFLDDNTYTNKTWAEVSGITVQEIHVMEVEFLSNMRYSLLATKEEWEEWLVKLSCFSEYYERAQKQPTSPLNKSFTSPVPSPIAAAQPAVSFPPLTPSAANVYSPSTNAQSNTQAWPSTYHHNPQVSPLSGKHVPGMNMNARKRSSEEDVAEPPAKRLSRQPNAMPPVGRPMAVNEQPMRLPVPNLTLNTNPTPSQAQMYPAPTTYPAQQHVSLPPLSNGVRAMATVFNPATTVSMPQLPMPATTSIPQASLTPSNVPMHPNMGYGTPTKRHSPGSLSVYASSPLGEQFPTSVMHTPISHTPMSHSPSVYLQQRPSPYKPIRHVNTLLYPPPSASLNEYHLPTTQMHYQPLGRRNDLRTGVVPEFMHAPYRMSAHMPHMPHGGVVFFSLSLLLGFRGNKEVNKARKSNGPSSLRIIW; via the exons ATGTCCCATGTTGTCTGTCCCGGGTCCCGTCCCTTTCCTGCCACA CGCTCGCACAAGACATCCGTATCTAGTGACTTTGCCTACAATCTGTGGATGACCGGTACATGCGCTACTGGGCCTAGGCTGGGAACTAGGTACTTGACTTTCCTTGGTAGTGAG ACCTCCGTTTTTTTTGTGGTTTTACTGCTTCGGCTTCCAATCTATCACTTCGTACCTCACCTTACCTTTCTACCTGGACCCCCGGCCCCGACCTTCTTGCCGT CCTCTTCTTACTTGTTATTATcatccttcttcttccaTCACTCTGGACTAGTGGTGTTGCTGTTGTTGTATGTGTACATGTATGCGTGCGTGTGCCAAATACCCAAGCAACATCCCGTACAATACAATACAATTCCAACACCGCCGGCCACACTCTTCTTTCTCGCACCCATCCATCCTTCCCACCACGGCCATCCCACCGAATCACGGAGCCCCATTGACCTCACCACCCACGAGCCCTTCATTTACACGGACAATCTGAAGTACACGTCGGCCCAGGGTCACCTCTTCCACCTTACCTTATACCTACCTCCCATTTCCACCGAATTTAATCCACCGACCCATTCACCCCTCCGACTTATTCGTACCTT GTGTTCTCCTGCTCCTACTTCTTTCTACTTTGCTCCTGCAATCGAATCAGCACCTCAACGGTCGACGAACACGATTCACGCCCTCCTCGATTCTTGGATCACGAGCACGAACATCTTGGATCGAGACTGCGGCTGGACCAAATTCTTGCACGATTCACCCTGCCATGGCCAGCTCGTGACGGAGACAAGACACCCCTCAACAAGAATCACCAATCCTCAAGAGAACTGCGATTTCGAGCTTGCGA CATTCTGCCGAG TAGCCGACCTTGATTTCTCTCGACTGATACCTCTCGACCCGCCACTCTCTCTTCCACCATTTTCCGACCTCTATTCGACCTCTCGAAAAAATACTTCTCCTGCAGCCGAAGCATCGCTCAAGAGATTGTCGACCTTCGAACGACGAACCTCGAGCCCCCCCTCCGCGAGCCAACGATCAACTTCCCCCGCTCCGATGTGTTCGACTGCCGCACCTTTGCCCTTCTACAGCCTCCCTCTGTCTCCTGCACACCCCTTGTCGTGTAGACAGAGCTACTCTCAGCAAACCTCCTTCACAGCCACTCACTCGCAAAAAGTTTCCAGGTTCGATCTCGGGGCAGGAGCTTCTCTGTACCGGGGCGGGCTTCGCACGCCGCCAACCGACGCCATGAGTGCTACCTACCACGCCCCTCACCTTGTCTCCTACGACAGCCATGTTCTTCCCTCATACCCTTCCTCAGTTGCTCAGGCAAGAGGACCTAAGGCTGTCATGGCCGAGGCTGCGAGAGGCCCTCAATATTCTCGGTATCAACAACCCGCCAACACGTATTCCCAACCCCCGCAACCGGTAACGAATCCGGCCTCGGGCACTAGCCAATACTCAACCACCTCTCGACACTCGACTCGCCCGTCAACACCGACTTCAGGTGCCATTGGCAAGCCAGATGACACTTCGTCACGTAAGGGCTCTTCGGCTCTCGTTCTGCACAGTCTGTCGATACCGAGCTGCATTAATCCCAAGGGTGGTAACTTGGCCGACTTTGCCGCACAG ATTACGTGCCTCTTTTGGTTCGAGTCTATGGACACCCTGCGAATCGCTGAGAACATCCGTTCTCGTCCATCGACCGCCACCGTACCTCGCCTCACCGAGTATGCGACCCCCTTCCCCCAGTTCAAGAAGTGGGCCTACAGCGTGCTCTCGACGACCCAAGTCACGCAAAACGTGATTCTGTTGGCCCTGCTTTTCGTCTATCGATTGAAGACGACAAATCCTTCCGTCAAAGGTCGGTCCGGTAGTGAGTATCGTCTTTTGACGGTTGCCCTCATGCTGGGCAATAAGT TTTTGGATGATAACACCTACACGAACAAAACCTGGGCCGAAGTCTCCGGCATTACCGTTCAAGAGATCCATGTGATGGAGGTCGAGTTCCTCAGCAACATGCGCTACAGCCTGCTGGCCACCAAAGAGGAGTGGGAGGAATGGCTCGTAAAGCTATCTTGCTTCTCGGAATACTACGAGCGGGCGCAGAAGCAACCGACTTCACCTTTGAACAAGTCCTTCACCTCGCCGGTCCCATCGCCCATCGCCGCCGCACAGCCCGCAGTCTCTTTCCCGCCCCTCACGCCTTCTGCCGCAAACGTCTACTCACCGAGCACGAACGCGCAGAGCAACACGCAGGCTTGGCCCTCGACATATCATCACAACCCTCAGGTGTCACCACTTTCTGGCAAGCACGTCCCGGGCATGAACATGAATGCTCGTAAGAGAAGCTCAGAGGAAGATGTGGCAGAGCCCCCGGCGAAGCGACTTAGCAGGCAGCCCAATGCGATGCCCCCTGTCGGTAGACCTATGGCGGTCAACGAGCAGCCGATGCGTCTGCCCGTACCGAACCTGACGCTGAATACCAACCCCACACCATCACAGGCACAAATGTACCCGGCCCCGACGACCTACCCGGCGCAGCAACACGTCTCCTTGCCGCCCTTGAGCAACGGCGTTCGTGCCATGGCAACAGTGTTCAACCCTGCCACGACAGTCTCGATGCCGCAGCTGCCCATGCCAGCCACGACCTCGATACCGCAGGCCTCGCTTACGCCCTCGAATGTACCGATGCATCCCAACATGGGATACGGCACTCCGACCAAGAGACACAGTCCAGGAAGTCTCTCTGTGTATGCGTCTTCGCCTCTCGGGGAACAGTTCCCGACATCTGTCATGCACACCCCGATCTCACATACGCCCATGTCACACTCGCCCAGCGTTTATCTTCAACAGCGACCCAGCCCGTACAAGCCTATTCGTCATGTCAACACACTACTTTACCCTCCGCCGTCGGCTTCTCTCAACGAGTATCATCTGCCTACGACACAGATGCACTACCAACCTCTCGGGCGGCGCAACGACCTGCGAACCGGCGTAGTTCCTGAATTCATGCATGCGCCCTACAGAATGAGCGCTCACATGCCGCATATGCCCCATG GCGGAGTTGtctttttctctctttcCCTACTTTTGGGCTTTCGGGGCAACAAGGAGGTTAACAAGGCAAGAAAGAGCAATGGTCCTTCGAGCTTACGCATCATCTGGTAG
- a CDS encoding ATPase has product MALPNLENLAVCEDTPRKAARRLWPSHDLMGTLLVANMAPDGLDASHASKLHPFFVPGKTADAPRTDSSTDDQPQSVNSTPLKSKPVRSRKQARASQQPSSDVEPASSDIGEDEQGRKRQKTGAGNPPSSGKKRGRPRKKPNIPSVDITSHFSQVNSVPTTSLANEVPQTPDPAPIQPDVAALPLNQAPVSLLNIIDNPSDTTLNATNAAPVAGEEPKKPTKVLKFNPKTGTIGSPPKPKISPAETFKGAKASKSLAKPTRIVTIKYGIDVASRERIGSKIEQILTTPTKTTPRGPRARVSKQDQDKSKTKDTHPLFLGNAKKAVKLVDAPSAAPKPPRATIFSSTPCSPRKQRLAPIAGKIQLPQFGVRSMGLKVPGACQPAWPTQGMAHVRGLLPEEERLPVAKDAPVSSRKSKGQTTHIYPGESVIDQLAKSLNTLSIKKSVQEAAEDYEPPPAELRLPEKHFESGRKLRQRIKRELKSVLPVTSSADSDDELLTASNRKPHPSVARLYNMLETNLSAYDRSQCEDLPWAHKYAPISGEEVLQFEEGVLLKEWLQTLTVQSVNTGASTSASGTKMGSAAKKKRKRAKMDGFIVSDGDEVDFLPSVSDDEDEWLPTPVHGGPKKTVVRRDVAKDASRLTNAIVLSGPHGSGKTAAVYAVAKELGFEIFEINASSRRNGKDVMEKIGDMTQNHLVQHNRQGGKVDAGDNADDETAKDIKSGKQGTMTSFFKAKAVLKPEAVPQPADQPSEASKSAKAKTQSQKQSLILLEEVDLLYEEDKQFWATIINLVSQSKRPFVMTCNDETLVPFHSFMLYGILRFTPPPALLAVDVLLLIAANEGHALSRPAVSALYESKGNDLRASLMELNYWCQLGVGDRRGGFDWFYPRWPKGCDKDENGDVVRVVSEGTYLEGMGWISRDRAVVPSVRAAEEELVSQCWQGLGMDLSNWHDSLDMASWADSVMTSSPSERAIALDVFSEFSDLMSAADVCSDGDFGLKFQEPLDPTQPDLPIKTRDDFILGRRLLEAPFQTDYTHTATTIATGLKCAARQLLQSAPLRHGSTVNMDCFQEHSAIRQMKKFFVAPSREEAVINRYDMAMAFDPIAISEKAAAMMATSLEPSVFDRTMRMITLEVAPYVRSIIHYDYRLMQNRMQRSGLFSEGGRQGKRMRSTRAAYSALEGVARGNMRKENYFAAEISTPLVMRTAGEGWQAAVDEAMSLMEQPPSPAAESEPSVEPPVEANNAVVSTAEE; this is encoded by the exons AGAGGCAAAAGACCGGTGCCGGCAACCCTCCAAGTTCTGGGAAGAAAAGAGGGCGGCCCAGAAAGAAGCCAAACATCCCATCTGTTGATATTACGAGCCACTTCTCCCAGGTCAACAGCGTGCCGACGACCTCGCTTGCCAACGAAGTCCCACAAACGCCCGATCCCGCACCGATACAGCCCGATGTAGCTGCCCTTCCACTAAACCAGGCTCCTGTTTCTCTTTTGAACATCATTGATAACCCTTCAGATACGACTTTGAACGCGACGAATGCAGCTCCTGTTGCTGGAGAGGAACCCAAAAAACCTACCAAAGTGCTCAAATTCAATCCAAAGACCGGCACAATTGGCTCGCCTCCGAAGCCCAAAATAAGCCCTGCAGAAACATTCAAAGGCGCAAAGGCATCCAAGTCACTGGCCAAACCCACCCGTATCGTAACCATCAAGTATGGAATTGATGTGGCGTCCCGCGAACGCATAGGCTCAAAGATTGAGCAGATCCTCACGACTCCAACGAAAACGACCCCCCGAGGGCCTCGTGCGAGGGTCTCCAAGCAGGACCAGGACAAATCAAAAACGAAGGACACTCATCCTCTGTTTCTGGGCAATGCCAAGAAGGCTGTAAAGTTGGTGGACGCGCCTTCCGCCGCTCCCAAACCGCCTAGAGCCACCATATTCTCATCCACCCCATGCTCTCCCAGAAAGCAGCGGCTAGCCCCAATAGCTGGCAAGATTCAGCTTCCACAATTCGGTGTCCGATCTATGGGCCTCAAAGTTCCAGGCGCCTGCCAACCCGCATGGCCGACCCAGGGGATGGCACACGTACGGGGGCTTCTTCCCGAAGAAGAGCGTCTCCCAGTTGCAAAAGACGCCCCGGTTTCGTCCCGGAAATCTAAGGGGCAAACTACACACATCTACCCTGGTGAATCTGTCATAGATCAGCTTGCCAAATCGCTAAACACTCTGAGCATCAAGAAGTCAGTCCAGGAGGCCGCAGAGGACTATGAGCCGCCACCCGCGGAGCTCCGCCTTCCCGAGAAGCACTTTGAAAGCGGTCGCAAGCTTCGGCAAAGGATCAAGCGAGAGCTTAAATCTGTTCTGCCAGTGACTTCGAGTGCAGACAGTGATGATGAGCTACTTACTGCGTCCAACCGGAAACCCCATCCTTCAGTGGCCCGCCTTTACAACATGCTCGAAACCAATCTCTCAGCCTATGACAGGTCGCAATGCGAGGACCTTCCGTGGGCACATAAATACGCACCAATCAGCGGAGAAGAAGTCCTTCAATTCGAAGAGGGCGTGTTGCTGAAGGAGTGGTTGCAGACCTTAACCGTTCAATCAGTCAACACAGGTGCTTCCACTTCCGCCTCCGGTACAAAAATGGGTTCGGCGGCAAAGAAGAAGCGGAAGCGCGCCAAGATGGATGGATTCATCGTTTCAGATGGTGATGAAGTAGATTTCCTACCTTCGGTCTCTGACGACGAGGATGAATGGCTACCGACACCTGTTCATGGTGGCCCGAAGAAGACTGTAGTTCGCCGCGATGTTGCGAAAGATGCGAGCCGCCTGACCAATGCAATTGTCCTTAGCGGACCTCATGGCAGTGGCAAGACGGCTGCAGTCTACGCTGTAGCAAAGGAGCTCGGCTTCGAGATATTCGAGATCAATGCCAGCAGTCGCCGCAACGGCAAAGACGTCATGGAGAAGATTGGAGACATGACGCAGAATCACCTTGTTCAACATAACCGTCAAGGCGGCAAGGTTGATGCCGGGGACAACGCCGATGACGAGACAGCAAAGGACATCAAATCTGGCAAGCAAGGCACTATGACATCGTTCTTCAAGGCAAAGGCGGTTCTCAAACCAGAAGCGGTACCACAGCCTGCCGACCAGCCGTCCGAGGCATCCAAGTCCGCAAAGGCAAAGACTCAGAGCCAAAAGCAATCGTTAATCCTCCTTGAAGAGGTCGACCTTCTCTACGAAGAGGACAAGCAATTTTGGGCTACCATCATCAACTTAGTCTCGCAGTCCAAAAGGCCATTCGTCATGACTTGCAACGACGAGACTCTGGTTCCATTTCACAGCTTCATGCTTTATGGAATCCTCCGCTTCACACCCCCTCCAGCGCTCTTGGCGGTCGATGTACTCCTACTCATTGCAGCCAATGAGGGTCATGCTCTTAGCCGGCCAGCCGTGAGCGCCCTCTACGAATCAAAGGGTAACGATCTTCGCGCGTCTCTCATGGAGCTCAACTACTGGTGTCAGCTGGGAGTTGGCGATCGTCGAGGCGGCTTTGACTGGTTCTATCCGCGATGGCCGAAAGGCTGCGACAAAGATGAGAATGGCGATGTCGTGCGTGTAGTCAGCGAGGGAACGTACTTGGAGGGCATGGGATGGATCAGCCGTGACCGAGCAGTGGTTCCCAGCGTGCGTGCTGCTGAAGAAGAATTGGTGAGCCAATGCTGGCAGGGCCTCGGAATGGATTTAAGCAACTGGCATGATTCACTTGACATGGCCTCGTGGGCAGACAGCGTGATGACTTCTTCGCCCAGCGAGAGGGCTATCGCGCTAGACGTGTTCTCCGAGTTCTCTGATCTCATGAGCGCGGCTGATGTCTGCTCTGATGGGGACTTTGGCCTCAAGTTCCAG GAACCTCTCGATCCCACACAACCAGATCTCCCTATCAAAACCCGTGATGACTTCATTTTAGGCCGGCGCCTACTTGAGGCCCCATTCCAAACTGACTACACTCACACGGCCACCACTATCGCCACCGGTCTCAAATGCGCCGCTCGACAGCTTCTCCAATCCGCACCCCTACGACACGGCAGTACAGTCAATATGGATTGTTTCCAAGAGCACAGCGCAATCCGCCAAATGAAAAAGTTCTTTGTCGCTCCTTCCCGAGAAGAAGCAGTGATCAACCGCTATGATATGGCCATGGCTTTCGATCCCATCGCTATCTCTGAGAAAGCAGCGGCTATGATGGCCACCAGTCTCGAGCCGTCAGTTTTTGACCGTACTATGCGTATGATCACTCTTGAGGTGGCACCCTATGTGCGCAGTATCATACACTACGATTATCGTCTCATGCAGAATCGCATGCAACGGAGTGGTCTATTCAGTGAAGGCGGCAGGCAAGGGAAGAGAATGCGTAGTACTCGTGCCGCCTATTCGGCATTGGAGGGTGTCGCGCGCGGCAACATGCGCAAGGAGAACTATTTTGCCGCAGAAATCAGCACTCCTCTGGTCATGAGAACTGCAGGAGAAGGCTGGCAAGCTGCCGTGGATGAGGCCATGAGCTTGATGGAGCAACCGCCAAGTCCAGCCGCCGAAAGTGAACCTTCTGTGGAACCTCCCGTGGAAGCAAACAACGCTGTTGTATCGACCGCCGAGGAATAG